A window of the Arachis duranensis cultivar V14167 chromosome 5, aradu.V14167.gnm2.J7QH, whole genome shotgun sequence genome harbors these coding sequences:
- the LOC107489519 gene encoding ninja-family protein AFP3, with translation MLNHRHFHPHPYHHHQMENYPRDLLQRFVDVSTSAGSTSEDITQTLQEQQHHQQAKEYVEEKEAEDADEEVELNLGLSLGGRFGVDKDAKKKLTRSSSIVGTMPLFREDRPMEPPHVAAYPAALMRTSSLPTETEEEWRKRKELQTLRRMEAKRRRSEKQRVARTEKESGGGAGAGIGSGLEELEGGAGASATSMGLNRFGSSNLAVQPFGVPNWGARQVVLGDVLGKGKIGDSGGFQGLFAQPSSQCSAESQGGSSSSVSEMESKPFLGPSSCGEARSPASNQSLQERRSSQDAVGGSGAKTNENVSRSSRAEMDNPSKKPNKAREIGTNSMEDMPCVFTKGDGPNGKRIEGILYKYGKGEEVRIMCVCHGDFLSPAEFVKHAGGGDVAHPLRHIVVNPSAAPFL, from the exons ATGTTGAATCATCGTCACTTTCATCCTCAtccatatcatcatcatcagatgGAGAATTACCCAAGAGATCTACTTCAGAGATTCGTCGACGTGTCAACTAGTGCTGGTAGCACTAGTGAAGATATCACACAAACACTACAAGAACAACAGCATCATCAGCAAGCTAAAGAGtatgtagaagaaaaagaagcagaagATGCTGATGAAGAAGTTGAGCTGAACCTAGGTCTCTCTTTAGGGGGTAGATTCGGCGTTGACAAGGACGCAAAGAAGAAGCTCACGCGCTCTTCTTCAATAGTTGGTACAATGCCTCTTTTCCGGGAAGACCGGCCGATGGAGCCGCCGCATGTGGCAGCGTATCCAGCGGCGCTGATGAGGACATCATCACTGCCCACGGAGACTGAGGAGGAGTGGAGGAAGAGGAAGGAATTGCAGACTTTGCGGCGGATGGAGGCCAAGAGGAGGAGATCCGAGAAGCAGAGAGTTGCGCGGACAGAGAAGGAATCCGGTGGTGGTGCCGGAGCCGGAATCGGTAGTGGTTTGGAAGAATTGGAGGGTGGTGCAGGTGCAAGTGCAACATCAATGGGCTTGAATAGATTCGGTTCTTCAAATTTGGCGGTACAACCTTTTGGGGTGCCAAATTGGGGTGCAAGGCAAGTGGTTCTTGGTGATGTTTTGGGAAAAGGGAAAATTGGTGATAGTGGCGGCTTTCAGGGTTTGTTTGCACAACCTTCTTCTCAATGTTCTGCAGAATCTCAAGGGGGAAGTTCCTCATCAGTGTCTGAAATGGAGAGCAAGCCTTTTCTAG GACCGAGCAGTTGTGGTGAAGCTAGAAGCCCTGCTAGTAATCAGTCCTTACAGGAACGAAGAAGCAGTCAGGATGCTGTTGGGGGTTCAGGGGCGAAGACAAACGAGAATGTGAGCAGAAGTTCCAGAGCTGAGATGGATAATCCATCTAAGAAACCGAACAAGGCGAGAGAAATTGGGACAAATTCAATGGAAGACATGCCTTGTGTATTTACAAAAGGGGATGGCCCTAATGGAAAAAGGATAGAGGGTATCTTGTACAAATACGGTAAAGGAGAGGAAGTGAGGATAATGTGTGTGTGCCATGGAGATTTTCTCTCCCCAGCAGAGTTTGTTAAGCatgctggtggtggtgatgtTGCTCACCCACTAAGGCACATTGTTGTAAACCCTTCTGCTGCTCCTTTTTTGTGA